In Arthrobacter sp. StoSoilB5, one genomic interval encodes:
- a CDS encoding IclR family transcriptional regulator: MSKTSSMGRGMMAILAVGARHAQGYDGGTVADVAADMDKDRSQVSRSLKGALQEGFLARRDHRKYSLGWTILTDAQLVTEQRLKTDGLTALEGLASETNEACFLGVLSGNSTVTIGEQVPASANLVGSWLGRPYPAYCSDAGQALLWDAPDGEIRRIFESVEFVKHGPNTPSSVEDFLARLNDARARGYSIVDEEAEPGLYSLAAPIRDFKGEVAAALQVVGPKSRIEPHRETYATALHSWQAWLESMVGGRLS; the protein is encoded by the coding sequence ATGTCAAAGACCTCAAGCATGGGCCGCGGCATGATGGCCATCCTTGCGGTCGGGGCCCGTCACGCGCAAGGATACGACGGCGGGACGGTCGCCGACGTCGCGGCCGACATGGACAAGGACCGCAGCCAAGTCTCGCGAAGCCTCAAGGGCGCCTTGCAGGAGGGTTTCCTGGCCCGCAGGGATCACAGGAAATACAGCCTGGGTTGGACCATCCTGACGGACGCGCAGCTGGTCACTGAACAACGGCTGAAGACTGACGGTCTAACCGCCCTGGAGGGCCTTGCATCCGAAACCAATGAAGCATGCTTTCTTGGCGTGCTCAGCGGAAACAGTACTGTCACCATTGGCGAACAAGTGCCTGCCAGTGCCAACCTTGTTGGATCGTGGCTCGGACGTCCTTATCCCGCATATTGCAGCGACGCCGGCCAAGCACTTCTGTGGGATGCCCCGGACGGAGAAATCCGCAGGATCTTCGAGTCTGTTGAGTTCGTGAAACACGGACCCAATACGCCATCCTCCGTGGAGGATTTCCTGGCGCGGCTCAATGATGCCCGCGCACGGGGATACTCGATCGTGGATGAAGAAGCCGAGCCGGGACTTTACTCACTGGCCGCCCCCATACGCGACTTCAAGGGGGAGGTTGCCGCAGCCCTTCAGGTTGTTGGACCCAAATCACGGATCGAGCCCCACCGCGAAACATACGCAACTGCGCTCCACTCCTGGCAGGCATGGCTTGAGTCCATGGTGGGTGGACGGCTTTCATAA
- a CDS encoding IclR family transcriptional regulator C-terminal domain-containing protein translates to MELSPEASSLAQGLRLVRLVTDREKQGRQLLGVSQLAAELDMEQSRVSRLAQELCDLGLLERLERGPFRAGPRFFSLAASLNVGWVHDSRAELEELVSSLGLRSRLSVRDGVRVLLLRSSTNNSVLGGFAKPGMVTPVWCTGSGRALLWDHSQRELEALLRDVNFIGVGGPAAAHSEAEVAALMERDRPQGFVLAAEEFEHGVWELAVPVRDPAGGILAALSVLGTRSDLEKAAPQLAPVLHSAAHRLGSASGT, encoded by the coding sequence GTGGAATTGTCACCGGAGGCGTCGTCTTTGGCGCAGGGGCTTCGTCTCGTTCGGTTGGTTACTGACCGCGAAAAACAAGGCCGTCAGCTACTTGGCGTATCCCAGCTCGCGGCTGAGTTGGACATGGAGCAGAGCCGGGTTTCCCGATTGGCCCAGGAATTGTGCGATTTGGGGCTCCTTGAGCGGCTGGAGCGTGGACCATTCCGTGCGGGACCGCGGTTCTTCAGCCTGGCTGCCTCCCTCAATGTTGGCTGGGTCCATGATTCGCGGGCAGAACTGGAAGAGCTGGTCTCATCTTTGGGGCTAAGGTCCCGGCTGTCAGTGCGCGACGGCGTCCGGGTTCTGTTATTGCGCTCGTCCACTAACAACTCGGTCCTGGGCGGGTTCGCGAAGCCCGGAATGGTCACACCGGTTTGGTGTACGGGCTCCGGGAGGGCGCTGCTGTGGGACCATTCCCAGCGTGAACTGGAAGCCCTGCTCAGGGATGTCAACTTCATTGGTGTTGGCGGGCCCGCTGCAGCCCATTCCGAAGCGGAAGTCGCCGCCCTCATGGAGCGCGACAGGCCCCAGGGTTTTGTATTAGCGGCCGAGGAGTTCGAGCACGGTGTGTGGGAACTGGCCGTACCTGTTCGGGATCCCGCGGGCGGCATCCTTGCGGCGCTCAGTGTTTTGGGCACCCGCTCCGATCTTGAGAAGGCGGCGCCCCAGCTGGCCCCAGTTCTCCATTCGGCAGCGCACCGGCTCGGTTCCGCATCCGGTACTTAG
- a CDS encoding amino acid permease, which produces MEPSAPLQLDHLPDAPTSPAETGLRRTMGPRHLIMIAMGGVIGSGLFLSSGYTISQAGPLGAVIAYLVGAFVVYLVMACLGELAIAYPVSGAFHIYAARSIGPATGFTTAWLYWLCWAVAIGSEFTASGLLMQRWFPDVEVWVWCVVFAAVLFGFNAISSRFFGESEFWFSIVKVGAIIALIVLGGAALFGFQPLAESGNHPFLFENFNTSGGLFPNGFSGVLVTALAVFYAFSGSELIGVAAGETTDPARNIPKAMRSTVVRLLIFFVGAIAVIAATVPYDQVGLDESPFVTVFSSVGIPYAADIMNFVIITALLSAGNSGLFSCARMLYSLSDEGHAPKALKRLTRRGIPLVALSVSMIGGLASLVSSVVAPETVYLALVSVAGFAVVGVWMSITASHFFHRRAFVRNGGQVADLAYKAPFFPLVPILAFTLCLISLVGIAFDPNQVAALYFGIPFVAACYIYFHFRHGRPAVRQLP; this is translated from the coding sequence ATGGAACCCTCAGCACCTCTGCAACTGGACCATCTACCTGACGCCCCCACCTCTCCTGCCGAAACCGGGCTGCGCCGTACGATGGGTCCGCGGCACCTCATCATGATCGCGATGGGAGGTGTTATCGGATCGGGCTTATTCCTAAGTTCGGGCTACACGATTTCCCAGGCAGGCCCTCTCGGCGCCGTCATTGCCTACCTGGTGGGCGCATTCGTGGTCTATCTGGTGATGGCCTGCCTTGGAGAACTCGCGATCGCCTACCCGGTGTCAGGCGCATTCCACATTTATGCCGCACGATCCATCGGTCCGGCCACGGGGTTCACCACGGCTTGGCTCTATTGGCTTTGCTGGGCCGTCGCGATCGGCTCTGAGTTCACAGCGTCAGGCCTGCTCATGCAGCGATGGTTCCCTGATGTCGAAGTTTGGGTGTGGTGCGTCGTATTCGCAGCAGTCCTTTTCGGATTCAATGCCATATCCTCCCGGTTCTTCGGAGAATCTGAATTCTGGTTCTCCATCGTTAAGGTGGGGGCGATCATTGCGCTGATCGTCCTTGGCGGCGCTGCACTCTTTGGATTCCAGCCGCTCGCGGAATCCGGTAACCATCCGTTCCTCTTTGAGAACTTCAACACCTCAGGCGGGCTCTTTCCCAACGGCTTCTCCGGAGTCCTGGTTACAGCCCTGGCAGTCTTCTATGCCTTCTCCGGATCCGAACTCATCGGCGTTGCTGCCGGTGAAACCACCGATCCTGCGCGGAACATCCCCAAGGCCATGCGTAGCACCGTCGTCCGCCTCCTGATCTTCTTCGTCGGTGCCATTGCCGTCATCGCAGCGACTGTTCCCTACGATCAGGTGGGACTGGATGAGAGTCCGTTCGTCACGGTGTTCTCCTCAGTGGGCATCCCCTATGCGGCTGACATCATGAACTTCGTCATCATCACGGCACTGTTGTCCGCCGGAAACAGCGGGCTTTTCTCCTGTGCACGCATGCTTTACTCGCTGTCCGATGAGGGACACGCGCCAAAAGCCCTCAAGCGATTGACGCGGCGCGGGATTCCCCTTGTTGCTCTTTCCGTCAGCATGATTGGCGGGCTGGCCTCGCTGGTCAGCAGCGTGGTTGCCCCGGAAACGGTGTACCTGGCCCTCGTTTCCGTGGCCGGATTCGCGGTGGTAGGTGTATGGATGTCAATCACGGCATCACACTTCTTCCACCGCCGGGCCTTCGTCCGAAATGGCGGGCAGGTGGCCGACCTTGCTTACAAGGCCCCGTTCTTCCCGCTGGTTCCCATCCTGGCATTCACTCTTTGCCTGATCTCACTGGTTGGAATCGCGTTCGATCCAAATCAGGTTGCTGCTCTCTACTTCGGTATTCCGTTCGTGGCCGCCTGCTACATCTACTTCCACTTCAGGCACGGACGCCCGGCGGTTAGGCAACTCCCCTGA
- a CDS encoding response regulator transcription factor → MVENGVIKILLVDDQPLLRMGFRLILEGEENFRVVGEASDGNEAVRQVQELQPDVVLMDVRMPTMDGIEATRRISDSGSETRVIILTTFDLDEYAFSGLQAGASAFLLKDVAPVELVHAVRLVASGDAVVAPRVTQRLLETYVRGTAVPGQSPGPHRDPLLDDLTPRETEILTTIAEGLSNAEIAHKFFLSEATVKTHVRRILSKLQLRDRVQVVVYAYETGLVVPSNPDY, encoded by the coding sequence GTGGTAGAGAACGGCGTCATCAAGATTCTGCTGGTGGATGACCAGCCACTGCTGAGGATGGGCTTTCGGCTGATCCTTGAAGGTGAAGAGAACTTCCGTGTGGTGGGCGAGGCATCGGACGGGAACGAAGCCGTCCGGCAGGTTCAGGAGCTGCAGCCGGATGTGGTGCTTATGGACGTCCGTATGCCCACCATGGATGGTATTGAAGCCACGCGCCGCATTTCGGACTCCGGCTCCGAAACGCGGGTCATCATCCTCACCACGTTTGACCTGGACGAATACGCCTTCTCGGGGCTGCAAGCGGGCGCTTCCGCTTTCCTGCTCAAGGATGTTGCCCCGGTGGAACTGGTGCACGCTGTTCGGCTCGTGGCCAGCGGGGATGCCGTTGTGGCTCCCCGGGTGACGCAGAGGCTGTTGGAGACGTATGTGCGCGGCACCGCCGTACCTGGCCAGTCTCCCGGCCCACACCGCGATCCGTTGTTGGACGATCTCACTCCACGCGAGACCGAGATCCTCACCACCATCGCCGAAGGGCTCTCCAACGCGGAGATAGCCCACAAGTTCTTCCTTTCCGAGGCCACTGTGAAGACCCATGTCCGCCGGATCCTCAGCAAGCTGCAACTGAGGGATCGTGTGCAGGTTGTGGTGTACGCGTACGAGACCGGACTTGTTGTGCCGAGCAACCCAGATTACTGA
- a CDS encoding histidine kinase produces the protein MSEVPQVKDAPAATADASFAEIAQRRRGRIRRYFFERPRAMDAVVVLCYVLLALPTIIASIIEGKWLVVGLLLLIATVLIFRRRYPLQVVAAVAILEVLATVLNPWGSNVSAGLWFALYAVATTRKRPISLVVFGAASLPLSLLYLFMWTSPSTMNTLQDVPENFHLINNIATAVTIMLSNLLATGIGISVRQRREHEAEIAAWAARTTQLGKVTERNRIAREMHDVVAHSLTVMISLSDGAAVVVKKDPDRAGDVLGELSRTGRAALADMRRVLGVLRDDSGRPAPLTPLESGLNLAKLLDGFRTAGLPLHYAHTGPALPADPAFELTVYRIVQESLTNVLRYGRSLSRVDVQVAREGDFVTIDVLDDGRGTREGGESVDSLGTRQGIAGMRERAGIYAGIVSAGPSKRGGWAVHAELHWNGEKGE, from the coding sequence ATGAGTGAAGTTCCACAAGTGAAGGACGCGCCGGCTGCCACAGCGGACGCGTCCTTCGCTGAAATTGCCCAGCGCCGCCGGGGCCGTATCCGGCGGTACTTTTTTGAGCGTCCGCGTGCGATGGATGCTGTGGTGGTCCTCTGCTACGTGTTGTTGGCGTTGCCCACCATCATTGCCTCGATCATCGAGGGCAAGTGGCTCGTTGTCGGGCTCCTGCTTCTGATTGCGACTGTGCTGATATTCCGCCGTCGCTATCCGCTTCAGGTTGTTGCCGCCGTCGCGATTCTGGAAGTCCTGGCCACCGTCCTGAATCCGTGGGGCTCGAACGTTTCCGCGGGCTTGTGGTTTGCTCTTTACGCGGTCGCGACAACCCGGAAGCGGCCAATTTCGCTGGTGGTGTTTGGCGCTGCGAGCCTGCCGCTGAGCCTGTTGTACCTCTTCATGTGGACAAGTCCCAGCACGATGAACACTCTGCAGGACGTCCCGGAGAACTTCCACCTCATCAACAACATCGCCACAGCGGTGACCATCATGTTGTCCAACCTGCTGGCCACGGGCATAGGTATCTCGGTCAGGCAACGGCGTGAGCATGAGGCCGAGATCGCGGCATGGGCTGCCCGGACAACGCAATTGGGCAAAGTCACCGAGCGCAACAGGATTGCACGCGAAATGCACGACGTCGTGGCTCACTCGTTGACGGTGATGATCAGTTTGTCGGACGGTGCGGCAGTGGTGGTCAAGAAGGATCCCGACCGCGCCGGCGACGTACTGGGTGAGCTTTCCCGAACGGGCAGGGCTGCGCTTGCGGACATGCGCCGGGTCCTTGGAGTCCTCCGCGACGATTCCGGCCGACCGGCGCCCCTGACGCCGCTTGAGTCCGGGCTTAATCTGGCCAAGCTCCTGGACGGATTCCGCACGGCCGGCCTGCCGCTGCACTACGCGCACACGGGGCCCGCGCTCCCGGCAGACCCGGCATTCGAGCTCACCGTTTACAGGATCGTGCAGGAATCGCTCACCAATGTACTCCGTTATGGCCGCTCCCTCAGCCGAGTGGATGTGCAGGTGGCCCGCGAGGGTGATTTCGTCACCATTGACGTGCTCGACGACGGCCGGGGAACCCGGGAGGGTGGCGAGTCAGTGGACAGCCTGGGCACGCGGCAGGGCATAGCCGGAATGCGTGAACGGGCAGGAATCTATGCTGGAATCGTTAGTGCCGGTCCAAGCAAAAGGGGAGGCTGGGCGGTCCACGCCGAGCTGCACTGGAACGGCGAAAAGGGGGAATAG